From one Hyla sarda isolate aHylSar1 unplaced genomic scaffold, aHylSar1.hap1 scaffold_2011, whole genome shotgun sequence genomic stretch:
- the LRRC41 gene encoding leucine-rich repeat-containing protein 41, translated as MAAQVALPPSSEDEDDLGANIRLVLESLSVLSRGPGCRLTVFSLSDFTTFVPMLDLAQSVLRIFPHLQLLSLSYDLESHSEWESPWGGAMQFPENDLKQLELRFPQDPVQAEHFLSVLKTSSSLEELSLDNATFTSQDDLRRVLQVITDSNAALRRLSFHDMKMADAHTEIVHLLNHSRLEEIKFSFCRLFENEPDDFLRDFVSAVKRNPSVKILKLCGNRLGNDGLCALADLFSSSSSGIHYLDVSSNCIKPDGLLQFAKKLEGCGKIKLRQLSVSQNLLDRDPVLAHEALQSLEGICCVVSDSWDSGQAFADHVSVM; from the exons ATGgcagctcaggtggccttacctccctccagcgaGGATGAGGACg ATTTAGGGGCCAATATTCGTCTGGTGTTGGAGTCGTTGTCCGTCCTGTCCCGGGGGCCCGGCTGCCGTCTCACCGTCTTCTCGCTCAGTGACTTCACCACATTTGTCCCCATGCTGGATTTGGCTCAGTCCGTCCTCCGGATCTTCCCGCACCTTCAGCTGCTGTCACTCAGCTACGACCTGGAGAGTCACAGCGAGTGGGAGAGTCCGTGGGGCGGAGCCATGCAATTCCCAG AGAACGActtaaaacagctggagctccgATTCCCTCAGGACCCCGTCCAGGCGGAGCACTTCCTGTCCGTGCTGAAGACCTCATCTTCTCTGGAGGAGCTCTCCCTGGATAACGCCACATTTACTAGTCAGGACGATCTGAGGCGCGTTCTGCAAGTGATTACAG ACAGTAACGCTGCTCTGCGGAGGTTGAGTTTCCATGATATGAAGATGGCAGACGCTCACACGGAAATCGTGCACTTACTGAACCATTCCAGACTCGAAG aaATTAAATTCTCCTTTTGCCGTCTCTTTGAGAATGAGCCGGATGATTTCCTGAGGGACTTTGTCTCCGCTGTGAAGAGGAATCCGTCCGTCAAGATCCTGAAGCTTTGCGGGAACCGTCTTG GGAATGATGGGCTGTGTGCACTGGCCGACCTCTTCTCTAGCTCCTCCTCTGGTATTCATTATCTCGACGTCAG CTCCAATTGCATTAAGCCAGACGGGCTCCTGCAGTTTGCTAAGAAGCTGGAGGGCTGTGGGAAGATAAAGCTGCGGCAGCTGTCAGTGTCCCAAAACCTGCTGGACCGGGACCCTGTCCTCGCCCACGAGGCACTGCAGTCTCTGGAGGGCATCTGCTGTGTGGTCAGTGACAGCTGGGACTCGGGCCAAGCCTTTGCTGATCACGTCAGTGTCATGTGA